From a region of the Apteryx mantelli isolate bAptMan1 chromosome 20, bAptMan1.hap1, whole genome shotgun sequence genome:
- the LOC136993749 gene encoding olfactory receptor 226-like yields MSFDRYVAICQPLHYAAIMKQQLCTRLVGAGWVIGFTLSSYHLVLLSKLTFCGPNKIQHFFCDNSPLFKLSCSDTSLLWKADSILISFVVLGSLCLILVSYMCIFHCILHMPSASGRKKAFATCSSHLTALAIVYGSCIVLYAQPSEEVSLETNRIVALLNTV; encoded by the coding sequence atgtcctttgaccgctacgttgccatctgccaacctttgcattatgctgccatcatgaagcagcagctctgcacccgtctggttggtgctgggtgggtcataggcttcacactctcgagttaccacctggtcctcctctcaaagctgactttctgtggccccaacaagatccagcattttttctgtgacaactcccccttattcaaactgtcctgctctgacaccagcctgctttggaaagcagactccattttgatatcatttgtagtgctgggttccttatgtttaatcctggtgtcctacatgtgcatcttccactgtattctgcacatgccatcagcatctgggaggaagaaagcttttgctacatgttcttcccatctcactgccttagccattgtctatggaagctgcattgttctctatgcacagccctcagaagaggtttccttggagaccaacagaattgtagctttgctgaacactgtc
- the LOC136993750 gene encoding olfactory receptor 6N1-like, translating to MDKGQGNNWTSSNKFLLLGMGNGVPTLQTPLFLLSLLIYFVTVVGNSLIVVLVVADQHLHTPMYFFLGNLSSLETCYSSTILPRLLTSLFTGERTISASGCMAQFYFFGSFAATECFLLAAMAYDRYLAICQPLLYASLMSWKVCFQLAAVSWLGGLVFSIIVMVFLSRLKFCGPKAIDHFFCDFTPLLELSCSDTRVVTIVTFILSFLDLIFPFLFTLASYMCIIAAILRIPSSVGRQKAFSTCSSHLTVVTIFYGTLIIVYLMPRTASLRQLSQVFSFFYTVLTPLVNPLIYSLRNREVREALRRVLRRDLGGIQSSR from the coding sequence ATGGATAAAGGACAAGGGAACAACTGGACATCATCAAACaagttcctcctgctgggaatggggaatggtGTCCCAACACTCCAAACACCACTCTTCCTTCTCTCGCTCTTGATCTACTTTGTGACTGTGGTTGGGAACAGCCTCATTGTTGTTCTTGTGGTGGCAGACCAGCATctgcacactcccatgtacttcttcctgggcaatctgtcctccttggagacctgctacagctccaccatcctgcctaGGCTGCTGACCAGCCTCTTTACAGGGGAAAGGACCATCTCTGCTTCTGGCTGTATGgctcagttctatttctttgggTCTTTTGCAGCTACTGAGTGTTTCCTGCTGGCAGCCATGGCctatgatcggtacttggccatatgccagcccctgctctatgcaagCCTCATGAGCTGGAAGGTCTGTTTCCAGCTGGCAGCAGTATCTTGGCTAGGTGGTTTAGTGTTTTCTATAATAGTCATGGTCTTCTTGTCAAGGTTAAAGTTCTGTGGCCCCAAGGCTATTGACCACTTCTTTTGTGATTTTACCCCATTGCTGGAActctcctgcagtgacaccagggtGGTCACAATAGTAACTTTCATCCTGTCTTTCTTGGATTTAAtattccccttcctgttcacaCTAGCCTCCTAtatgtgcatcatagctgccatcctgaggatcccatccagtgtgggcaggcagaaggccttctccacctgctcctctcacctcactgtTGTCACtattttctatggcaccctcatcattgtctacctGATGCCCAGAACAGCCTCTCTGAGGCAGCTCAGCcaagtgttctcctttttctacactgtcctcacgcccctggtcaatcccctcatctacagcctgcggaacagggaggtcagagaAGCCTTGAGGAGGGTGCTCAGGAGAGATTTGGGTGGCATCCAGAGCTCACGCTAG